Sequence from the Clostridium butyricum genome:
TTCAAAAAGAAATTCCCTTTGGTGTTGATTTAATATTTTCTTCAAACCTAGGAAATTTTGCAGTAGAAATTTGTGAAGATTTATGGGTTACAATACCACCAAGTTCATATCTTGCTCTTATGGGTGCTCATATTATCGGTAATCTATCTGCCTCAAACGAATTAGTAAGCAAAGCTGATTACAGACGAAATTTAATTTCCAACCAAAGTGCACGTTCAATATGTAGTTACATATATTCTTCTGCTGGTGTTCACGAATCTACAACTGATGTACTTTTCAGTGGACATCTCATTATAAGTGAAAACGGCTCTTTATTAAGTGAAAATAAAAGATTTCAAAGAGATAATGAAATAATCTATAGTTATGTAGATGTATTTAAACTAAAAGCTGAAAGAATGAAAAATTTAAGTTTCAGAGATGCCTCAATTTTCTTAAATAAAACTCCTTCAATGATAAATTTTCAATTTACAAATACTGAAATAAAAGGTTTTGATAGATTTATTGACAAACATCCTTTTGTTCCATCATCTGAAGAAGAAAGAGATTTAAGATGCCGAGAAATATTCAATATACAAGCTTCAAGCCTTGCTAAAAGATTAGAACATACTCATTCACAAAAAGCTGTTGTAGGAATATCAGGAGGTCTGGATTCAACATTAGCCCTCCTTGTAATAGTTAAAACTTTTGAACTTTTAAATCTAGACAAAAAGAATATAGTAACAATAACAATGCCAGGTTTTGGAACAACAGACAGAACATATAATAATGCCTTGGATTTATGCCGCGAACTTGGAACTGATTTAAGAGAAATAAACATTGTAAAAGCATCACTACAACATTTTGAAGATATAGGACATGATAAAAATATTCATGATGTAACATATGAAAATGTTCAAGCAAGAGAAAGAACTCAAATATTAATGGATTTAGCAAACAAAGAAAAAGGTCTTTTAATTGGTACTGGTGATTTATCTGAATTAGCTTTAGGCTGGTGTACTTATAACGGAGATCATATGTCTATGTATTCAGTTAATCCATCAATACCTAAAACACTTGTAAGATACCTTGTAAGATATGTTGCTCAAAATGAATCTAACGAAATAGTAAGTAACACATTAATGGATATACTTGATACTCCTGTAAGTCCAGAATTACTTCCTAAAGATTCAAATGGCCAAATATCTCAAAAAACAGAAGATATAGTTGGCCCATATGAACTTCATGATTTCTTCTTATATCATTTTATAAAACATGGTTCTACAAAAGAAAGAATAGCATTTCTTGCAGAGCATGCATTTAAAGATGATTATTCAAAAGAGGAAATTGGTAAATGGCTTGACAAATTCATGTTCCGATTCTTCACTCAGCAATTCAAAAGAAGTGCTCTTCCTGACGGACCAAAAGTGGGAAGTATTTCCTTAAGTCCAAGAGGAGATTTCAGAATGCCTTCTGATGCACAACCTTGGAATTAACACTAATTCTTTAAGTAAAACTTAATTTCATCTAGATTAAATACTAATCTGAATGTTAGTTGTCTTATAACATAAACTAGCTCTATCTACAGATTATATTAAATAGAATAATTTTATATAAGCCTAATTTAGAAGCTGATTAATAATACTATATTATTAATCAGTTTTTTTAAATTACTCATTTTCATCAATAAAAGTACATTTATATCTCAAAATGTTAAATATCACAACGTTTTATTATTAATATTTTAAAACTTTATCACTTTTTATAATGAATTGTAGAATTTTCTTCCGAGTAGTGCTAAAATAGATTGTATCGAATTATTTGGCAATAAGCCTAAAGATATGGAGGAATGAAAATGGGGAAAAAAGCTGATATAGACTGGAGTAAATTAGGATTTGACTACATAAAGACAGATTATCGTTATGTTTCAGTCTGGAAAGATGGGAAATGGGATGAAGGTACACTTACAACAGATAATACTCTTCATATAAGCGAAGCATCACCTGTTCTTCATTATGGACAAAGTTGTTTTGAAGGATTAAAAGCATAT
This genomic interval carries:
- a CDS encoding NAD(+) synthase produces the protein MDFIKVASACPNTRVSDVDYNIENILKCITEANEKGCKFIVFPELSVTSYTCGDLFLQEHLLNKSYEGIKNLLHNTSNLDMLIAVGAPLISGSILYNCAYILFKGKVLGIVPKSYIPNYSEFYEKRWFTEGISITNQKVNLPFQKEIPFGVDLIFSSNLGNFAVEICEDLWVTIPPSSYLALMGAHIIGNLSASNELVSKADYRRNLISNQSARSICSYIYSSAGVHESTTDVLFSGHLIISENGSLLSENKRFQRDNEIIYSYVDVFKLKAERMKNLSFRDASIFLNKTPSMINFQFTNTEIKGFDRFIDKHPFVPSSEEERDLRCREIFNIQASSLAKRLEHTHSQKAVVGISGGLDSTLALLVIVKTFELLNLDKKNIVTITMPGFGTTDRTYNNALDLCRELGTDLREINIVKASLQHFEDIGHDKNIHDVTYENVQARERTQILMDLANKEKGLLIGTGDLSELALGWCTYNGDHMSMYSVNPSIPKTLVRYLVRYVAQNESNEIVSNTLMDILDTPVSPELLPKDSNGQISQKTEDIVGPYELHDFFLYHFIKHGSTKERIAFLAEHAFKDDYSKEEIGKWLDKFMFRFFTQQFKRSALPDGPKVGSISLSPRGDFRMPSDAQPWN